The Carassius auratus strain Wakin chromosome 5, ASM336829v1, whole genome shotgun sequence genome includes a window with the following:
- the LOC113069520 gene encoding GTPase IMAP family member 7-like, translated as MESQYRSLNVMENTTQDINLLLIGKTGSGVSASGNTILGKDVFQSKMSSSSITDSCQKHSVEVLKRRITVVDTPTFSNSRNIDLRLELKNGLKKCPPGVHAILLVLPSNKTQAADVLSLFKQMFGENAMKHTLVLFTQRDEIEYNQLDQLIEECGRRNHLLNNKDLNNRDQVIALLKKIDQMVSKNQNSCYTLQMFENQSFKIFLPGFIKTEIRYTAFFFLSFCAIFGCVEAWNESFEQFPGRFLNGCFSGFLSAIIDFLLACIWIILSWYTGRCTCKHPNKWLTVTCGVVGGIIGGFHGEEGILATLLRGIQSYVSLMVRHMASPLKSVTCWSNPRCFTLLIITMGLTISVTD; from the exons ATGGAAAGCCAATACAGATCGTTAAACG TGATGGAGAATACCACTCAAGATATCAATCTTCTGCTGATTGGTAAAACTGGTTCAGGAGTGAGCGCATCTGGAAACACTATCCTGGGAAAAGATGTGTTTCAATCCAAAATGAGCTCAAGCTCCATCACTGACAGTTGCCAAAAACACTCAGTTGAAGTGTTGAAGAGAAGAATTACAGTAGTCGACACCCCAACTTTCTCAAATTCCAGAAACATTGATCTGAGGCTGGAGTTAAAGAATGGATTGAAGAAGTGTCCTCCAGGAGTCCACGCAATCCTTCTGGTTCTCCCTTCAAACAAAACACAAGCTGCTGATGTCCTGTCCTTATTCAAGCAGATGTTTGGTGAAAATGCCATGAAGCACACATTAGTCCTCTTCACACAAAGAGACGAGATTGAATATAACCAACTTGATCAACTAATAGAGGAGTGTGGTAGGAGAAACCACCTGCTGAACAACAAAGATCTGAACAACAGAGATCAGGTCATAGCCCTCCTGAAGAAGATCGACCAGATGGTGTCCAAAAATCAGAACAGCTGCTACACTTTACAAATGTTTGAGAaccaatcatttaaaatatttctgccgGGATTTATAAAGACTGAAATTCGGtatacagcattttttttcctgTCCTTCTGTGCAATTTTTGGTTGTGTTGAAGCATGGAATGAAAGTTTTGAACAGTTTCCGGGCAGATTTCTAAATGGTTGTTTTAGTGGATTCCTATCAGCAATTATAGATTTTTTGTTGGCATGCATATGGATAATTCTGAGCTGGTATACTGGGCGATGTACATGCAAACATCCAAACAAATGGCTGACTGTCACATGTGGTGTTGTTGGAGGGATCATTGGAGGGTTTCATGGTGAAGAAGGTATTTTGGCTACACTTTTGAGAGGGATACAGTCTTATGTCAGTCTTATGGTACGCCACATGGCCTCTCCTCTTAAATCAGTTACCTGTTGGTCAAACCCCAGGTGTTTCACACTGCTCATAATTACCATGGGGTTAACAATTAGTGTCACTGATTAG